From one Nitrospira sp. MA-1 genomic stretch:
- a CDS encoding type II toxin-antitoxin system mRNA interferase toxin, RelE/StbE family, with protein MAWYRVSYLPSVLDDLQATDQSMAQRLLDKTKWLASNVANLRHEPLHDDLPGLIQYAVGDWRILYSIDRDEQIVHIYRIATRKELYAGRTAQQQS; from the coding sequence ATGGCCTGGTATCGTGTCAGCTATCTGCCCTCAGTTCTGGACGACCTTCAAGCAACCGACCAGAGCATGGCTCAGCGTTTGTTGGATAAGACCAAGTGGCTGGCCTCCAATGTTGCCAATCTTCGGCATGAACCTCTGCACGACGACCTCCCCGGTCTCATCCAATATGCAGTCGGTGACTGGCGCATTCTCTATTCCATCGACCGGGACGAGCAAATTGTCCACATTTATCGAATTGCGACCAGAAAAGAACTTTACGCCGGTCGCACGGCGCAGCAGCAATCATGA
- the aepX gene encoding phosphoenolpyruvate mutase: MPSEHQPSKSTQFKKLLLSPQLEFICEAHNGLSAKIVEEAGFHGIWASGLSISAQFGVRDNNEASWTQVLDNLEFMSDAARIPILLDGDTGYGNFNNMQRLIRKLEQRHIAAVCIEDKLFPKTNSFLKGDTQPMADMEEFCGKIKAGKDAQSDPDFCIIARVEAFICGWGLAEALRRAEAYRQAGADGILIHSALAVPEEILAFKREWSNRSPVVIVPTKYYSTPTDVFRQHGFSMVIWANHMLRAAVATMQTTARVLKEQENLLSIEDHIVPVSEIFRLQGAAELMEAEQRYLPKSADRASAIVLAASRGDELGELTEDKPKTMVNIRGVPILSHIVDAYNTVGIKNIAVVRGYKKEAVNLVNLTYVDNNDFATTGELNSLFKALQVKGKHEQDIIISYGDVLFNSYIPQALLQEKDDFVIFVDSDWRGKTSYTRLGGFAECTAPNSRKAFNAQIHLKQLGRAVPSNMIHGVWMGFFKVSAQGVAQLHEILTELLADPIHRKAGMATLFQELLRRNYSIRVLYTVGHWLDINSLDDVVEAGSF, from the coding sequence ATGCCAAGCGAACACCAGCCTTCAAAATCCACGCAATTTAAAAAGCTCCTCTTGTCTCCCCAGCTTGAGTTTATCTGTGAAGCCCACAATGGGCTCAGCGCCAAGATCGTGGAAGAAGCAGGATTCCATGGCATCTGGGCGAGCGGTCTCTCCATTTCAGCTCAATTCGGCGTGCGGGATAATAACGAGGCAAGTTGGACTCAGGTCCTGGACAATCTGGAATTTATGTCTGACGCGGCTCGGATTCCGATTCTCCTTGATGGAGATACTGGCTACGGCAACTTTAATAATATGCAGCGTCTCATTCGTAAATTGGAACAGCGGCATATCGCGGCCGTGTGCATTGAAGACAAGTTGTTTCCAAAGACCAATAGTTTTCTCAAGGGTGACACGCAGCCCATGGCCGACATGGAAGAATTTTGTGGAAAAATTAAAGCCGGAAAAGATGCCCAATCAGATCCGGATTTCTGCATCATCGCCAGGGTCGAAGCGTTCATTTGCGGATGGGGACTGGCTGAAGCCTTGCGCCGGGCTGAGGCCTATCGCCAGGCCGGGGCTGATGGGATCCTGATTCACAGTGCTCTGGCGGTGCCTGAGGAAATTCTGGCATTCAAACGGGAATGGAGCAATCGATCACCCGTGGTGATTGTGCCGACAAAATACTACTCAACTCCAACCGATGTGTTCCGGCAGCATGGCTTTTCCATGGTCATTTGGGCAAACCACATGCTCCGCGCCGCCGTCGCCACCATGCAAACGACGGCCCGCGTCCTCAAGGAACAAGAAAATCTATTATCAATTGAGGATCACATTGTGCCGGTCTCAGAAATCTTTCGTCTGCAAGGTGCCGCTGAACTCATGGAAGCCGAGCAACGCTACCTTCCGAAAAGCGCCGACCGGGCTTCAGCCATCGTCCTGGCCGCCTCCCGTGGAGATGAGCTGGGGGAACTGACGGAAGACAAACCAAAAACCATGGTGAACATTCGCGGAGTTCCGATCTTATCACACATTGTGGACGCCTATAACACGGTAGGAATCAAAAACATTGCCGTTGTCCGAGGATATAAAAAAGAAGCCGTGAATCTGGTAAATCTGACCTACGTGGATAACAATGACTTTGCCACAACCGGGGAATTAAACTCGCTCTTCAAAGCGCTTCAGGTAAAAGGCAAACACGAGCAAGACATCATCATTTCCTATGGGGATGTCCTATTCAATTCCTATATCCCGCAAGCGCTTCTTCAAGAAAAAGATGACTTTGTGATTTTTGTGGACAGTGACTGGCGAGGCAAAACAAGTTATACCAGGCTTGGGGGATTTGCCGAATGCACCGCTCCAAATTCCCGAAAAGCCTTTAACGCCCAGATTCATCTCAAACAATTAGGCAGGGCAGTTCCTTCGAACATGATTCATGGCGTGTGGATGGGATTCTTTAAAGTCTCGGCTCAGGGTGTGGCGCAATTACATGAAATCCTTACCGAACTTCTTGCCGACCCGATTCACAGGAAAGCTGGAATGGCAACCCTGTTCCAGGAATTATTACGAAGAAATTATTCGATAAGGGTTCTCTATACCGTCGGGCATTGGCTGGACATTAACAGCCTGGATGATGTTGTTGAGGCCGGAAGCTTTTAA
- a CDS encoding peptidylprolyl isomerase, translated as MAKARARHILVSTEEACNNLKTQIENGGDFAAAAKEHSTCPSGKQGGDLGEFGPGQMVKEFDTVVFSGELGKVHGPVKTQFGYHLLEITSRTP; from the coding sequence ATGGCAAAAGCGCGTGCCCGTCACATTTTGGTTTCAACAGAAGAAGCATGCAATAACTTAAAAACACAAATTGAGAATGGAGGCGATTTTGCCGCCGCCGCTAAGGAACATTCCACCTGTCCGTCAGGCAAGCAAGGTGGAGACTTGGGCGAGTTTGGCCCCGGTCAAATGGTCAAAGAATTTGATACGGTCGTATTTAGCGGCGAACTCGGCAAAGTCCACGGCCCTGTCAAAACCCAGTTTGGCTATCATCTTCTTGAGATCACCAGCCGCACTCCATAA
- a CDS encoding YajD family HNH nuclease, giving the protein MGNAYRGRNKLRRLQKPAVDKPIDELLKGLRPKASSSSNSSYREQSLKIHGLICAKCAREFDLKTRHLLTVHHKDGNHHNNPPDGSNWENLCVYCHDDEHSRGILGDYLRKAKEDKPK; this is encoded by the coding sequence ATGGGGAATGCCTACCGGGGTCGGAATAAACTGCGACGGCTTCAAAAACCCGCAGTCGACAAACCCATTGACGAACTCCTCAAAGGACTGCGACCCAAGGCTTCCTCCTCGAGCAACAGCTCCTATCGGGAACAGTCACTCAAGATTCACGGGCTCATTTGTGCCAAATGCGCCAGAGAATTTGACCTCAAGACCAGACACCTCCTCACGGTGCACCACAAGGACGGCAATCACCATAACAATCCCCCGGACGGATCGAATTGGGAAAACCTCTGCGTCTACTGCCACGATGATGAACACAGCCGGGGCATACTTGGTGATTATTTACGGAAGGCGAAAGAGGACAAGCCTAAGTGA
- a CDS encoding YchJ family protein, giving the protein MQCPCQSGKTFKQCCDPFITGVKQAETAEQLMRARYSAYTQVQMDFIEKTHDPKTKHDIDLEANRKWAETTKWAGLEILATQQGGLNDETGLVEFKATFETEEGPQIHHELAEFRKHEGTWYFSDGKSPGVRTVVRTEAKIGRNDPCPCGSGKKYKKCCGNA; this is encoded by the coding sequence ATGCAGTGTCCGTGTCAGAGTGGAAAGACCTTTAAGCAATGCTGTGATCCTTTCATCACCGGAGTGAAACAGGCCGAAACGGCCGAGCAACTCATGCGGGCCAGATATTCGGCCTATACCCAAGTCCAGATGGATTTTATTGAAAAGACTCATGACCCCAAAACCAAACACGACATCGACCTTGAAGCCAATCGCAAGTGGGCGGAAACAACGAAGTGGGCGGGGTTAGAAATTCTCGCAACGCAACAGGGTGGACTAAACGATGAAACGGGCCTCGTCGAATTCAAGGCCACATTTGAAACAGAGGAAGGCCCTCAAATCCATCATGAACTCGCCGAGTTTCGGAAACATGAGGGAACCTGGTATTTCTCCGACGGCAAAAGTCCTGGAGTTCGAACGGTCGTTCGTACCGAGGCCAAGATTGGACGGAACGATCCGTGCCCCTGCGGCAGCGGGAAAAAGTATAAAAAATGCTGTGGGAATGCCTGA
- a CDS encoding FG-GAP-like repeat-containing protein has protein sequence MKMYNRMLLACIIILMLAFIATLSYGAETVRVSVSSGNLQANNTSFRPDLNENGRLVSYYSSATNLVPGDTNGVRDIFVYDRQTQQNTRISVATGGNQANGESLDPAISANGRYVAFRSAATNLVPGDTNGAIDVFVHDRQTGMTSRVSVATGGGQSNNNSFTPSLSADGRFVAFHSFATNLVPGDTNRVLDVFVHDRQTGATTRVSVATGAIQGNNTSRAGFLSANGRLVAFESDATNLVPGDTNGVRDMFVHDRQTGVTTRVSVATGGGQVDGASVDAELSADGRYVTFQSDATNLVAGDTNGVGDVFVHDRQTTTTTRVSVASGGLQGGGESSEGTISGDGRFVAFLSFATNLVPGDTNGEGDVFVHDRQTNTTTRMSVTTGGVQGNDFSCNPAISQDGRIVGLFSDSTNLVPGDTNGLRDIFIHNRTTDFDLDGDGKADIVWRHTITGATAIWLMNGTTIASPRFPGGVSAVWEIVGIGDVNADGKADVIWRNSTSGTVAVWLMNGHIITSVGFPGTVPTGWVLEQIGDVDGNGTADLIWQNTNSTVVVVWLMNGATIASSKSLGGVPGVWKIVGLGDVNADRKTDIIWWNSTSGAVAIWLMNGLTVQSIGVPGSAILAFEVAGVGDVDGNGTADLIWRNTGSGALAFWLMNGLTIGNTGSLAGKVLEWEIAQVSDRDGSGKDDITWFNTNSGEVEIWLMNGVTVGSTGSPGTTSPSWEIQ, from the coding sequence ATGAAAATGTACAACCGAATGCTCCTTGCGTGCATAATCATCCTGATGCTCGCATTCATTGCAACACTGAGCTATGGGGCGGAGACGGTCCGGGTCAGTGTCAGCTCTGGAAATCTACAGGCCAATAATACGAGTTTTCGTCCAGACCTTAATGAGAATGGCAGACTGGTTTCCTACTATTCCTCCGCAACCAATCTGGTGCCCGGTGATACCAATGGGGTACGGGATATATTCGTGTACGATCGGCAAACCCAACAAAACACGCGCATAAGTGTGGCGACGGGCGGAAACCAGGCCAATGGCGAGAGCCTTGACCCCGCCATCAGTGCCAATGGACGTTATGTGGCATTTCGATCGGCCGCCACGAACCTTGTCCCGGGAGATACCAATGGGGCTATTGATGTGTTCGTCCACGATCGGCAGACGGGCATGACGAGCCGGGTTAGTGTGGCGACGGGCGGGGGCCAGTCCAATAACAATAGTTTCACTCCATCCTTGAGTGCTGACGGCAGATTCGTGGCGTTCCACTCCTTTGCGACTAACTTGGTGCCGGGGGACACCAATAGAGTCTTGGATGTGTTCGTTCATGATCGGCAAACAGGGGCGACCACCCGCGTGAGTGTGGCCACAGGTGCCATCCAGGGGAATAATACCAGTCGAGCGGGATTTCTCAGTGCGAATGGTCGCTTGGTTGCGTTTGAATCCGATGCGACGAATCTGGTCCCTGGGGACACCAATGGTGTGCGAGATATGTTTGTTCACGATCGACAAACCGGGGTGACGACGCGTGTGAGTGTCGCCACAGGCGGAGGACAGGTAGATGGTGCGAGTGTGGATGCCGAATTGAGTGCGGATGGTCGCTATGTGACATTTCAGTCGGATGCGACGAATCTGGTCGCTGGCGATACCAATGGAGTGGGGGATGTGTTTGTCCATGACCGTCAAACAACCACGACCACGCGCGTGAGTGTGGCAAGTGGTGGTCTCCAAGGGGGTGGAGAGAGTTCAGAGGGGACCATCAGCGGGGATGGACGATTTGTCGCATTTCTTTCTTTTGCCACGAATCTCGTTCCTGGCGATACCAATGGCGAAGGTGATGTGTTTGTGCATGATCGTCAGACCAACACCACCACCAGGATGAGTGTGACGACTGGTGGGGTGCAAGGCAATGACTTTAGTTGTAATCCTGCCATCAGTCAGGATGGTCGGATAGTCGGATTGTTTTCCGATTCAACCAATCTTGTCCCTGGTGACACGAATGGACTCCGGGATATTTTCATTCATAACCGCACGACGGACTTTGATTTGGATGGGGATGGCAAGGCGGACATCGTGTGGCGCCATACGATTACCGGGGCGACGGCCATTTGGTTGATGAATGGGACGACCATTGCTTCCCCACGTTTTCCAGGAGGAGTTTCTGCGGTTTGGGAAATTGTCGGTATCGGCGATGTAAATGCCGATGGCAAGGCTGATGTCATTTGGCGCAATAGCACCAGTGGCACGGTTGCCGTGTGGTTAATGAATGGGCATATCATCACCTCAGTCGGCTTCCCGGGCACCGTCCCCACTGGTTGGGTGCTTGAGCAAATTGGAGATGTGGATGGGAATGGCACGGCAGACCTCATTTGGCAAAACACCAATAGCACGGTGGTCGTCGTGTGGCTGATGAATGGAGCAACCATTGCTTCATCCAAATCCCTCGGCGGTGTCCCGGGTGTGTGGAAGATTGTCGGATTGGGTGATGTCAATGCCGATCGCAAAACCGATATTATCTGGTGGAATAGTACCAGCGGGGCGGTGGCCATATGGTTAATGAACGGGCTTACGGTCCAGTCGATCGGAGTCCCAGGTAGTGCGATTTTGGCCTTTGAGGTAGCCGGGGTGGGGGATGTCGATGGTAACGGGACAGCTGATTTGATCTGGCGCAATACCGGCAGCGGTGCGCTGGCTTTCTGGTTGATGAATGGACTCACCATTGGGAACACGGGTTCCTTGGCGGGTAAGGTCTTGGAATGGGAGATTGCCCAGGTTAGTGATCGGGATGGTAGCGGGAAAGACGATATTACCTGGTTCAATACCAATTCAGGTGAGGTCGAAATATGGCTGATGAATGGAGTTACGGTTGGTTCAACAGGTTCTCCAGGCACCACCTCTCCGAGTTGGGAGATTCAATAG
- a CDS encoding DUF4112 domain-containing protein, which yields MPHSRKNEIAKFLADLLDRRYSIPGTSIRIGLDPIIGLIPYVGDAIVSVAGAFILIVAAQSQLPKIVLIRMSLNIAINGMIGAIPILGDLFSIWFKSNVRNLDLLERYSARDRRLSTVGDWAFVVSLLLGIAFVVVGTVVGIIWLLRHVWEFLQGIQ from the coding sequence GTGCCACATTCCCGAAAAAATGAAATTGCCAAGTTTCTGGCGGACTTGCTGGATCGGCGTTATTCGATTCCGGGGACTTCAATCCGGATTGGCTTGGATCCCATCATTGGTCTGATTCCTTATGTGGGTGATGCCATCGTGAGTGTCGCCGGGGCATTCATTCTTATCGTGGCTGCTCAATCGCAGCTTCCCAAAATCGTCTTGATCCGCATGAGTCTCAATATTGCGATCAACGGCATGATCGGGGCTATTCCCATTCTCGGTGATCTGTTTTCTATCTGGTTTAAAAGTAATGTCAGAAACCTTGACCTGTTGGAGCGATATTCCGCTAGGGATCGCCGTCTCTCAACTGTGGGGGATTGGGCTTTCGTGGTGAGCCTTTTGTTAGGAATCGCTTTCGTGGTCGTGGGTACGGTCGTGGGGATTATCTGGCTTCTCAGACATGTCTGGGAATTTTTACAGGGAATACAATAA
- a CDS encoding carbohydrate porin, translating to MKFSRSRKILLLLSGLFLLVLLIPLLAHSEESRAVEQMEKIIEKPKAVRKSLKDQGLLLEATNTMDILSNVSGGIHRKTALAGDLDLLLTVDIKKLMPNWRGTVFLYGLGLYGGDPSKNVGDIQGVSNIAAPNTWKLFEAWYQHNLFERFSLLAGLYDITSEFDVIVSASTLFLNSSFGTGAELGAGGRNNLSTFPATSLGIRTQAILTDSLMVRAVVADGVPGDPNDARGTHVRLRKDDGLFGSMELAYYKYSTADLTQTKEKTVEELPRRLTFRRIGRSAPLVYEAKVALGFWGYTTSVDQLNKVNSSGKPVTQDGTFGIYGLAEYDVFHEKDDNDQGLTLFGRAGMADPNVNRIAQYYGGGFIYKGLIPERTIDRTAIGLAAAVNSHEYKQSQRRAGRTVESTEITLELTHSIFVNQNLVIQPDFQYVINPGTVPGRNNALVLGMRLEVNLNN from the coding sequence ATGAAATTCAGTCGATCTAGAAAAATTCTCCTCCTTCTTTCTGGGCTATTTCTATTGGTACTGTTGATTCCCCTGTTAGCCCATTCTGAAGAAAGTCGGGCGGTTGAGCAAATGGAAAAGATCATCGAAAAACCAAAGGCTGTCCGAAAAAGTTTAAAGGATCAGGGGCTCCTCCTGGAAGCCACCAATACCATGGATATCCTCTCCAATGTTTCCGGCGGCATTCATCGAAAGACCGCTCTCGCCGGGGATCTGGATCTTTTGCTCACCGTCGATATAAAAAAATTAATGCCTAATTGGAGGGGCACGGTTTTTCTGTATGGCTTGGGCTTATATGGGGGCGATCCAAGCAAAAATGTCGGTGACATCCAAGGCGTGAGCAACATTGCGGCACCAAATACATGGAAACTGTTTGAAGCCTGGTATCAGCATAATCTTTTTGAGCGCTTTTCTCTGCTTGCCGGCCTGTATGATATCACCTCCGAATTTGATGTCATCGTCTCCGCGTCGACACTTTTCCTGAATAGCTCCTTCGGGACCGGAGCGGAACTTGGAGCTGGTGGAAGAAACAACCTGTCCACCTTTCCTGCGACCTCTCTGGGAATCAGGACGCAAGCCATCCTCACCGATTCGCTCATGGTTCGCGCCGTGGTTGCCGATGGCGTACCGGGGGATCCCAATGATGCTCGAGGCACTCACGTTCGCTTAAGAAAAGATGATGGCCTGTTCGGTTCCATGGAATTGGCATATTACAAATACAGCACGGCTGATTTAACACAAACAAAGGAAAAAACTGTTGAAGAGCTCCCTCGGCGCCTGACCTTCCGCCGGATTGGAAGATCCGCTCCTCTCGTCTATGAAGCAAAAGTTGCTCTCGGATTCTGGGGATACACTACTTCTGTGGATCAACTTAACAAGGTCAATAGTTCGGGAAAACCTGTGACGCAAGATGGCACCTTCGGCATATATGGGTTAGCGGAATATGATGTGTTTCATGAAAAGGACGACAACGATCAGGGACTGACTCTCTTTGGTCGAGCCGGAATGGCTGATCCCAATGTGAACCGCATTGCCCAGTATTATGGCGGCGGGTTCATTTATAAGGGATTAATCCCGGAACGAACCATTGATCGAACCGCGATTGGATTGGCCGCGGCAGTGAATAGCCATGAATATAAACAGTCTCAACGGCGGGCAGGACGAACGGTTGAGAGTACGGAGATCACGTTGGAATTGACACATTCCATCTTTGTGAATCAAAACCTCGTCATTCAACCGGATTTTCAATACGTCATTAATCCCGGAACGGTTCCCGGCAGGAATAACGCTCTGGTATTGGGAATGCGGCTTGAGGTCAATCTCAATAATTAG